The following proteins come from a genomic window of Emys orbicularis isolate rEmyOrb1 chromosome 9, rEmyOrb1.hap1, whole genome shotgun sequence:
- the MCTS1 gene encoding malignant T-cell-amplified sequence 1: MFKKFDEKENVSNCIQLKTSVIKGIKNQLIDQFPGIEPWLNQIMPKKDPVKIVRCHEHIEILTVNGELLFFRQREGTFYPTLRLLHKYPFILPHQQVDKGAIKFVLSGANIMCPGLTSPGAKLYPAAVDTVVAIMAEGKQHALCVGVMKMSAEDIEKVNKGIGIENIHYLNDGLWHMKTYK, translated from the exons ATGTTCAAAAA GTTTGATGAAAAGGAGAACGTATCCAACTGCATCCAGCTGAAGACATCAGTTATTAAAGGCATTAAGAACCAACTGATAGATCAGTTTCCTGGCATTGAACCATGGCTTAACCAAATTATGCCAAAGAAAGATCCTGTCAAAATAGTAAGATG TCATGAACATATAGAAATCCTCACGGTAAATGGAGAGTTACTGTTCTTCAGGCAAAGAGAAGGGACATTTTACCCAACGCTAAGGTTACTTCACAAAT atCCATTTATTTTACCACATCAGCAGGTTGATAAAGGAGCCATTAAATTTGTACTCAGTGGAGCGAATATAATGTGTCCTGGCCTGACCTCTCCTGGAGCGAAACTTTACCCTGCTGCTGTTGATACAGTTGTT GCAATAATGGCAGAAGGAAAACAACATGCACTGTGTGTTGGAGTCATGAAGATGTCAGCTGAGGACAT TGAGAAAGTCAACAAAGGAATTGGCATTGAAAATATCCATTATTTAAATGATGGCCTCTGGCATATGAAGACATATAAGTGA
- the C1GALT1C1 gene encoding C1GALT1-specific chaperone 1, producing the protein MISESSSFVKGMVLGGLFCVFVTLIGHNKMGHGTKAQHHEHHHIQAPNKEDVSNLSEGERMELSHSIRVYCIILVKPKDLGNWAAVKETWSKHCDKAEFYSSESVKVFDSVVLNTNDMWMMVRNAYKLAYERYKDEYNWFFLAHPTTFAVIENLKYFLLKKDASQPFYIGHTVKSGELEYVDGDGGIVLSIESLKRLSKIFEDPDKCPEQGGLIWKLSEDKQLAVCLKYTGVFAENAEDSEGKDVFNTKSVGSLIKEAMANHPQQVVEGCCSDMAITFNGLAPNHMHVMMYGVYRLRAYGHNFKDALVFLPPAGSDND; encoded by the coding sequence ATGATTTCCGAAAGCAGTTCTTTTGTGAAAGGCATGGTGTTAGGAGGACTCTTCTGTGTATTTGTTACACTCATAGGACATAATAAGATGGGCCACGGGACTAAAGCACAACACCATGAGCATCATCATATTCAAGCACCTAACAAAGAAGATGTCTCAAATCTGTCAGAAGGTGAGCGCATGGAGCTCAGCCATAGTATCCGTGTTTATTGTATCATCCTTGTAAAACCTAAAGATCTTGGCAATTGGGCTGCTGTGAAAGAAACATGGAGCAAACACTGTGACAAGGCCGAATTCTACAGTTCTGAAAGCGTTAAGGTGTTTGATTCTGTTGTTCTCAACACAAATGACATGTGGATGATGGTGAGAAACGCTTATAAATTAGCATATGAACGCTATAAAGATGAGTACAACTGGTTCTTTCTAGCACATCCAACGACATTTGCTGTTATAGAAAATCTCAAATatttcttgctgaaaaaagacgcatcacagcctttttatataggTCATACTGTAAAATCAGGAGAGCTTGAGTACGTAGATGGTGATGGAGGAATTGTCTTAAGTATAGAGTCCCTAAAAAGACTCTCTAAAATTTTTGAAGACCCTGATAAGTGTCCAGAACAGGGAGGCTTGATTTGGAAACTCTCTGAGGATAAACAACTAGCAGTCTGCCTGAAATATACTGGAGTATTCGCTGAAAATGCAGAAGATTCTGAAGGAAAAGATGTCTTTAACACCAAATCAGTTGGTTCTCTTATTAAAGAAGCAATGGCTAATCACCCTCAACAAGTAGTAGAGGGATGCTGTTCTGACATGGCCATCACTTTCAATGGATTGGCTCCTAACCACATGCATGTAATGATGTATGGTGTTTATAGGCTCAGAGCATATGGGCACAATTTCAAAGATGCACTGGTTTTCTTACCTCCCGCAGGTTCAGACAATGACTGA